Proteins from one Pelmatolapia mariae isolate MD_Pm_ZW unplaced genomic scaffold, Pm_UMD_F_2 NODE_ptg000168l+_length_12016_cov_1, whole genome shotgun sequence genomic window:
- the LOC134622712 gene encoding N-alpha-acetyltransferase 30-like, which yields MATVPPGPSSALPASPAEIPPFPAAGSAEPAVEDGEPACHGEQCVPAGTGTKSQSVNEVKRSVKKKQKNMLARASPAALHLKMQAREQQQLNGLASPSEDPDSHQHVGSRPDNPRSSVDNCDNSIGSNEEAPAARNNSEHCQHEGHSPCSKNGSHSPHGNNSVNGMPGFTTAEAACEAGKELDHTPPSRPSSDEQPDAAGPGGEESQADLQQPPAEELARLDLSGSPGENHGIRYVRYESELQMPWIMRLITKDLSEPYSIYTYRYFIHNWPQLCFLAMVEQECVGAIVCKLDMHKKMFRRGYIAMLAVDSKHRRKSIGTNLVKKAIYAMVEGDCDETLNSSRR from the exons ATGGCCACAGTGCCGCCTGGGCCTAGTAGCGCACTGCCTGCATCCCCGGCTGAAATTCCTCCTTTCCCCGCGGCTGGGAGCGCGGAGCCGGCGGTGGAAGACGGAGAGCCGGCGTGCCACGGGGAGCAGTGTGTGCCCGCCGGTACAGGGACGAAGTCTCAGTCGGTAAACGAAGTCAAAAGGTCGgtaaagaagaagcagaaaaacatGCTAGCGCGAGCTAGCCCGGCGGCGCTTCACCTTAAAATGCAAGCCCGAGAGCAGCAGCAGTTGAACGGCTTGGCAAGCCCCTCAGAGGACCCTGACAGCCACCAGCACGTAGGAAGCCGGCCTGACAATCCCAGATCGTCCGTAGACAACTGTGACAACAGCATTGGCAGCAACGAGGAGGCTCCTGCCGCTAGGAACAATAGTGAGCACTGCCAACACGAAGGCCACAGCCCCTGTTCCAAAAACGGTAGTCACTCTCCTCATGGTAACAATAGCGTGAACGGGATGCCGGGTTTCACTACAGCTGAGGCGGCCTGCGAAGCGGGGAAAGAGTTGGACCACACGCCGCCCTCTAGACCTTCGAGTGACGAGCAGCCGGACGCTGCTGGGCCCGGCGGTGAGGAGAGCCAGGCTGACCTGCAGCAACCGCCGGCCGAGGAGCTCGCCCGGCTCGACTTGAGCGGCTCCCCCGGGGAGAACCACGGCATCCGCTATGTCCGCTACGAGTCTGAACTTCAGATGCCGTGGATCATGAGACTGATCACCAAGGACTTATCTGAGCCTTATTCAATTTACACGTACAGGTACTTCATCCACAACTGGCCGCAGCTCTGCTTTCTG GCCATGGTGGAGCAGGAGTGTGTCGGAGCCATTGTATGTAAGCTTGACATGCATAAGAAGATGTTTCGTCGAGGCTACATTGCCATGCTGGCCGTGGATTCGAAACACAGAAGGAAAAGCATCG GTACTAATCTGGTGAAAAAGGCCATCTATGCCATGGTGGAGGGCGACTGCGACGAG ACTTTGAATTCCTCTAGAAGATGA